In Aulosira sp. FACHB-615, the following are encoded in one genomic region:
- the psb35 gene encoding photosystem II assembly protein Psb35 yields the protein MLILMQAADSVATGGGHFPLAFTLVYVVGFIAAVTIGSIAWYNSKRPVGWESKERPDFVPKVDKEETPGIGEPKA from the coding sequence ATGCTTATATTAATGCAGGCAGCAGATTCAGTAGCAACAGGCGGAGGTCATTTCCCCCTGGCTTTTACATTGGTTTATGTAGTTGGGTTTATTGCTGCTGTCACTATTGGTTCTATTGCTTGGTACAACTCTAAACGCCCAGTGGGTTGGGAAAGTAAAGAACGTCCCGACTTTGTACCCAAAGTAGACAAAGAAGAAACTCCCGGTATTGGTGAGCCAAAAGCATAA
- a CDS encoding Uma2 family endonuclease → MYALVSIDKIQLPAGSVVRLPATWQEYQRLCEQRGDGSIPRIKYRDGEVLLMSPLPVHGRDAHLIANIVVTLLDHDGREYDAFTPVTMTLPEESGIEPDYCFYIDNWQAVSGKKRIDWRQDPPPDLVIEIDVTSYSDVEDYLPYRVPEVWLFKKQQLLIYQLQGSIYQLQTQSRYFPGLDLHSVIAQCVQIAYQRNTSAAIRHLKQQLNNS, encoded by the coding sequence ATGTATGCCCTTGTCTCAATTGACAAAATTCAATTACCTGCTGGTTCTGTGGTGCGCCTACCTGCTACTTGGCAAGAGTATCAGCGCCTTTGTGAACAACGGGGAGATGGCTCAATTCCCCGCATTAAATATCGTGATGGAGAAGTATTACTAATGTCACCTTTGCCTGTACATGGACGAGATGCTCATTTGATTGCCAATATTGTTGTCACACTTTTAGATCATGATGGCAGGGAATATGATGCGTTTACCCCTGTGACGATGACTCTACCGGAAGAAAGCGGTATTGAGCCTGACTATTGTTTTTACATTGATAATTGGCAAGCTGTTTCCGGCAAAAAGCGAATTGACTGGCGACAAGATCCCCCGCCTGATTTGGTAATTGAAATTGATGTCACTAGTTATTCCGATGTGGAAGATTATCTGCCTTATCGTGTGCCAGAAGTGTGGCTATTCAAAAAACAGCAGTTATTAATTTACCAATTACAGGGAAGTATTTACCAACTGCAAACCCAGAGTCGCTATTTTCCAGGCTTGGATCTGCACAGCGTCATTGCTCAGTGTGTACAAATTGCTTATCAACGTAATACTAGTGCGGCGATTCGCCATCTTAAACAACAGTTAAATAACAGTTAA
- a CDS encoding M56 family metallopeptidase, giving the protein MHLIMILTAVAVSWILRCSWVNSPGNWNLRWRKALFIFLFPPLLIFMTAIALLCMGPQGKMGGVYTGWLSYDLAFVILGYFAVLCIKLAIQGWQSVESARHAPLINLDGKSARLINTPTLFAGQIGFWQPELVVSQGLLQNLSPAHVESVLAHEQGHHYYRDTFWFFWLGWVRTCTAWLPNTDALWQELLVLRELRADSYAAAQVDPLLLAESLVLVVSQTSVLPESEVCCAALGSSLGDRLEQRIDALLAPPEPKLAMNWQSWQGFILAFIPLFTVLFHT; this is encoded by the coding sequence ATGCACCTAATCATGATTTTGACGGCTGTAGCAGTTTCTTGGATATTAAGATGCTCTTGGGTGAATAGTCCGGGTAATTGGAATTTGCGCTGGCGGAAAGCTTTATTTATCTTTTTGTTTCCGCCTTTGTTGATATTTATGACTGCGATCGCTCTGCTGTGTATGGGGCCGCAAGGTAAAATGGGCGGAGTCTACACAGGCTGGTTGAGCTATGATTTAGCGTTTGTCATTCTCGGCTATTTTGCTGTTTTGTGCATAAAACTCGCCATCCAAGGTTGGCAATCTGTAGAATCTGCCCGTCATGCTCCCTTGATTAATCTTGATGGTAAATCAGCTAGGCTAATTAACACACCAACATTGTTTGCTGGTCAAATTGGTTTTTGGCAACCAGAACTAGTAGTTAGCCAAGGATTACTCCAAAATCTTTCACCTGCTCATGTTGAAAGTGTCTTAGCCCATGAGCAAGGACATCATTATTACCGCGATACATTTTGGTTTTTCTGGCTGGGTTGGGTGCGTACTTGCACCGCTTGGCTACCGAATACAGATGCGTTGTGGCAAGAATTATTAGTGTTGCGCGAACTACGTGCGGATAGTTACGCGGCTGCTCAAGTTGATCCACTGCTGTTAGCAGAATCGTTAGTGTTGGTTGTGAGTCAAACTTCTGTCCTACCGGAATCTGAAGTGTGCTGTGCCGCTTTGGGTAGTAGTTTAGGCGATCGCTTGGAACAAAGAATTGATGCTTTACTTGCACCACCAGAACCAAAATTAGCGATGAACTGGCAGTCTTGGCAAGGATTTATCTTAGCGTTTATCCCGTTATTTACTGTCTTATTTCATACATAA
- a CDS encoding TerB family tellurite resistance protein, whose translation MVTDSNVKNLVKILIGAAWIDGIIQPEERQYLREIAQAKGLATDPEIKPWLYELVPVQPKECYAWVKEYLGDRPSLEDCESLIEAISGLIYSDGEVATEEARLLTQIQDLAEQDSAQQPVHNALLKQIQTLYRRWVEVQN comes from the coding sequence ATGGTTACTGATTCCAATGTAAAGAACTTAGTTAAAATCTTGATTGGAGCAGCTTGGATTGATGGGATAATTCAACCAGAGGAACGACAGTATCTCCGCGAAATTGCCCAAGCTAAAGGTTTGGCTACCGATCCAGAAATTAAGCCTTGGTTGTACGAATTAGTACCCGTGCAACCCAAAGAGTGTTACGCCTGGGTGAAAGAATATTTAGGCGATCGCCCAAGCTTGGAAGATTGCGAAAGTCTGATTGAAGCTATTAGTGGCTTAATTTATAGCGATGGCGAAGTCGCAACCGAAGAAGCTAGACTCCTAACACAAATTCAGGACTTAGCTGAACAAGATTCTGCCCAACAACCAGTTCATAATGCGTTGCTTAAACAAATTCAAACGCTTTATCGTCGTTGGGTCGAGGTACAGAATTAA
- a CDS encoding BlaI/MecI/CopY family transcriptional regulator — protein MAPLPDYRPKQLSVGPLEAEILNIVWELGSATVKDVHDRILADPNRELAYTSVTTVLRRLTEKGWLACDKQGRAFYWRPLLSKQQAQVIKAHDQLQRFLAVGNPDVIAAFADSLDETAQAQIEAIAKRIQAARQAREEQ, from the coding sequence ATGGCACCTTTACCCGATTACCGTCCAAAACAACTGTCTGTAGGCCCTTTGGAAGCAGAAATTTTAAATATTGTCTGGGAGCTTGGTTCCGCGACAGTTAAAGATGTACACGATCGCATTTTGGCTGATCCTAACCGAGAATTGGCTTATACTTCTGTCACCACAGTGCTGCGTCGGCTCACCGAAAAAGGCTGGCTGGCCTGCGATAAACAAGGAAGAGCTTTTTATTGGCGACCTTTGCTGAGTAAACAACAGGCGCAGGTGATTAAAGCTCATGATCAACTACAACGCTTTCTCGCAGTGGGTAATCCCGATGTGATTGCGGCCTTTGCTGATAGTCTGGATGAAACAGCCCAAGCGCAAATCGAAGCCATAGCCAAGCGGATTCAAGCTGCACGCCAAGCCAGGGAGGAACAATAA